In Parageobacillus sp. KH3-4, the genomic window AAATGGAAGGGTGTTTATTTGTCGTTTGCAGCATTTGCGCCGCGCCAATGATCGTTTGCAAAATCAATTTTTTGGCGACGGTGCGGTCAAGCCCGATTTCTTCCGCCGCTGTTTCCATTGCTTCTACTAAATAGTACACATATGCCGGCCCGCTTCCGGAAAGCCCCGTAACGGCATGCAAATCATGTTCTGGAACGACTGCGACAATGCCGACTGTTTCAAACAACGTTTTTGCGATGGTGACATGTGTTTCCGTCGCAAAACGGCCTTGGGAGATGGCGGTGGCAGACTGGCCGATCGCCGCCGACGTGTTTGGCATGGCGCGAACGACTGCGACATTTTTTCCAATGAGCGAGACGATCGTTTCCGTCGTCACGCCAGCGAGCACGGAAATGATTAGCTGGTGTTCGCCAATCGCCGGCGCGATGGAAGCGATGCTTTCTGCCGCATCTTTCGGTTTCATCGCTAAAATGACGACATCTGCTTCTTTTACCGCTTTTTCTTTATTTGTCTCGGTTCGGACTCCGTATGTTTTTTTCATATATTCGAGCCGTTTTTGATTGCAACGGTTTGTTACAATAATTTGTTCAGGCCGGTACAACGTTTTTGTCATTCCGCAAATAAGCGCTTCCGCCATCGAGCCGGCGCCGATAAACGCAATGGTCGTTTCCTGTTTCATGGTGAATTCCTCCTTTTTGGATAAAAAATAAAAAGACCTTGCCTCCTATAAAAAGGACGGAAGGTCTTTGTTTCCGCGGTACCACCTTTTTTGGCTCTTTCGCCAAGAGCCCAGCTCTTCACCGATAACGCCGGTTAGACGTTTAGGTTTGCCTAACAGCTCATGAGGTAGGTTCAACCACGAAGAGGGTAATGAAACCTTGCAGCCCGCGGGTTTCACTCTCTGGATACCGTTCATGGTTTACTGGCCCCACTCATCGCCTGTTTGCGATGTTCATTTTGTTTGCAATTATGCAATGAAAACAAACGTGTTGTCAATAGAAAAAACAATTTTTTCGCGAATTATTCGAAAAAAATGACAAACTGATAAAATCAGTGTAAACTGTAAAATATCACGATTGCCGATTTATTTTATTATCAAATTAATTATAGAAGGAGATTGTCGGTTATGAAGGAGCATGTTTATCGCATCGTTGTTCCAACGCCGTTTCCGGTTGGGAATGTAAACATGTACTTGATTAAAGGAGACAGCTTGACTCTGATCGATGCCGGAATAAAAACAGAAGAGGCGTGGCATTCGTTTCAACAGCAGCTTCGTCAAATTGGGTACGCTCCTTCTGACATCGATCAAGTGGTCATCACCCATCACCATCCTGATCATGTCGGCTTGCTCGATTATTTGCCGGATGATTTGCCAGTCGTTGGCCACTGGAAAGCAGACCGCTGGGTTCGCCAAGATGAAACATTTTTTCAACAACATCAACAATTTTTTGGACAGT contains:
- the proI gene encoding pyrroline-5-carboxylate reductase ProI, whose product is MKQETTIAFIGAGSMAEALICGMTKTLYRPEQIIVTNRCNQKRLEYMKKTYGVRTETNKEKAVKEADVVILAMKPKDAAESIASIAPAIGEHQLIISVLAGVTTETIVSLIGKNVAVVRAMPNTSAAIGQSATAISQGRFATETHVTIAKTLFETVGIVAVVPEHDLHAVTGLSGSGPAYVYYLVEAMETAAEEIGLDRTVAKKLILQTIIGAAQMLQTTNKHPSILRKEVTSPGGTTEAGIQVLERYRYQEAVVACIKRATERSEELGKELISAAFSHADAPSR